Within Alcaligenes sp. SDU_A2, the genomic segment TGCCCGATAAAAATGGGTGATTGCAAACGCCGTTCAAAACACAGCCGCTTGGCTCAGGCGGCGGGCTCAGACCCCCATCGTATCGATCAGGCCAGCGCCGCTTCCCACACACCAAGAAAAACAATTGTGGAACTTAAGCTGACAAGCGCATGCAAAGACCCAGAAAAATGGGTTCTTCGCTAAATACCGGGGGTTTCTTCGTATTGCTTGGGCTGTTCAGGCCAAGCGTAGAGAACCTCGGGTTCTCGCCAGACCGACCCTAGCGGGCCGGCTTGGCTGGGTCCTTCGCCCGCGCTGGGCGCGGGTTCCCTGGTCAGGATACCGGGGTGGGCGGGGCGTGAACTCGCAGGGTGATTCGTCCACTGGACGAATCACAAGCGCCCTGCTCGAACAGCACGCCCCTTGCCTCCCACCCCGGCATCCTGCCTGCGGCGAAGGTCCTGACTCGCCCGCCGTCCTGCTAGGGTCGGCCTGGCGAGAACAGCATCGCAGTGCTTGGCCCAAATAGTGGAACGTCCGCGTATGCCGTACAAGCCATCCGCCCTGTCCGAGCATGCAGCGCCTTGAATGGCGTCTTCAAAAAAGCAGTTCGTCATTAACTGGGTAAATTGGCCCCCGAAATTCTTCGAAGAACCAAAAAATGCCAGTCAGCGTTTCACTGACTGGCATCAAGCTAAAAAGCCCGTCCTTTCCACTATGCCCGCTTACGGGGCCGGGATCAGATCGCACCGCAAGGTGGCGACATGCGAGCGGATGGCCTTGAGCACGTCGGCCCCAGGCACGCTATCCAAATCGGTCAGAACATAGCCAAGTTCACCCTGGGTCTGCAACTGCTGCCGCGTAATGTTCAAGCTGCGTTCGGCCAATATATTATTCAGCCCGCCCATGGCACCGGGCATATTGCGATGGACATGCAGCAAGCGGCATGCGCCCTGAATATCGTGATACGAGACTTCGGGAAAATTCACCGCGCCCTTGGTGGCACCGCTACGCAGGAAGCTGACCAGCTTTTCGGCCACCTCGCGGCCTATGTTTTCCTGGGACTCCTGCGTGCTGCCGCCGATATGCGGCGTCAGAATTACGTTGGGCATGCCGATAAGCGGACTTTTCAGCGCTTCGTCCACGCTCTTGGGCTCCACCGGGAACACGTCCAGAGCCGCACCGGCCAGATGCCCCGATACCAATGCCTGATGCAAGGCATCAATATCCACCACCGTGCCGCGCGATGCGTTGATCAGAATGGCACCCGGTTTCATTGCCGCCAAGGTATCGGCATTGATGATGTTCTGCGTGCCTTGCCCGCCCGGCACATGCAAGGTCACCACATCGGCCTCGGCCAGCATCTGCTTCAGGTTGCCATAGACGCGCGCATTGCTTAAAGGCAGCTTGGACTCCACATCGTGGTACAGCACACGCATGCCCAACGCCTCGGCCAGCGTGCCGACCTGCGACCCGATATTGCCATAACCGATTACGCCCAAGGTCTTGCCGCGGATCTCGAAAGCACCCTCGGCGTTCTTGTCCCAAAAACCCTGGTGGACACGCAGGTTTTTTTCGGGGATGCGGCGCAGCAGCAAGATCGCTTCGCCCAATACCAATTCGGCCACCGAGCGTGTGTTGGAGAACGGTGCATTGAAAACAGGCACGCCGCGATGTTCGGCATCCAGCAGATCGACCTGATTGGTGCCTATGCAAAAGCAGCCCAGCACTTTGAGCTGGTCCGCCTGCTCCAGAACACGGCTGTCGAACTGAGTGCGCGAGCGTATGCCCACAACCTGCGCCCCTTTGACGGCATCCAGCAACTCCTGGCCGGACAAAGCGCCCTTATAAGTCTGGATATCGGTAAATCCAGCCGCCTCGAAGACGTCACGGGCGCTGGGATGAATGTTCTCGAACAGGACGATGCGACTCATGATGGTTCCAGTCATTAAATAGTATCTAAATGGTACTATTTTTACGCCGGTTTCGCAGAGCATCAACAATGCCGGCATGGGCTTACGCCCCCGGACAGCAGAACGGCCCGCTAGGCGGGCCGTTCTTTAGACACGCGTCTGTCGATCAGGAGCCGAAAGGCACCGGACGGGGCGTGTTGTCCTGCGATGGCGGCAAGATAGGCAGAACGATTTCTGGCTGTTTGCCGGTCAGCGTCTTGAGGAAAGCCACGATCTGCGCGTTCTCTTGATCGCTGAAGCTGCGACCCAACTGCAAGCGCCCCATGATGTCCACCGCTTCAGTCAGCGTATTGACCGCGCCATCGTGAAAGTAAGGATAGGTCATCTCCACGTTACGCAGCGTAGGCACCTTGAAGTTGAAACGGTCGGCATCCTTGCCTGTTACGCCAGAACGGCCTTCGGCCGGATTGTCTGTCTTGTACGGTTCGACCAAGCCCATTTTCTGGAAAGATGTGCCGCCCAGATTGGGGCCGTTGTGGCAAGCCACGCAGCCGCTGGCCTTGAACAACTGATACCCGGCCAGTTCCTGATCGGTAATGGCTTTCTTGTCACCCTTGAGCCACAGATCGAAACGCGAATCAGGCGTGACCAACGTTTCTTCAAACGCAGCGATGGCCAGCGTCACTTCGTCGATCCCGAACTGCTCCTTGCCGAACACCTGCTTGAACTCTGCCTTGTACTCAGGAATTGAGCTCAAAAACTCCAGAGCCAGTTCATGGGTGAAGGCCATTTCCTTCGGGTTAGCGATGGGGCCGCCGGCCTGCTCTTTCAGGTCGCTGGCGCGACCATCCCAGAACTGCGCCATATTCAAGCTGGAGTTCAGCACAGTGGGCGAATTAATGGGACCTTCTTGCCAACGATCGCCGATGGAGGTGCGGATATTGTCCGTGCCGCCCATGCTCAGGTTGTGACAGGAGTTGCACGAAATAAAACCCGAGCGCGATAGACGAGGTTCAAAAAACAGCTTTTTACCCAGTTCAACCCGTGCCGGATCAGTGACTTTGACATCAGGAATGACCTGAACGGGTTCAGATGCGGCATGCGCAGCAGCGCCTGCAAACAGCGTGGCCGATAAGACTGAAAGAGCAAACAGGCGTACTTTCATGACGAATTCCTTATAGGGGGATAAAACTCCTACTGGACGGATTTGTACTGCTCAAGAAAACCCTTCCAGCTTTAAGGTCATCGTAAGAAAAGTTTCGGCATTACATGTTGATACATCGCAAACAAAACACCTTTCCTGCAGCACGCCGGGAACTTTCACCACGTTGGCGTGCCACGGTGCTGCTTTTACCACTTGAACGAGCAAGGCCAGCGGATATGAAAATGCGCTGCATCCGGCCAAACACCAGCATGCAGCGCATCGTCAAACTACCAATCGGCGCACGAGGCCTTCAGATCAGACGCCCAGATAACGCGTCCATAACGTCCGGTCCGCGCCCAGCGCATCCGAATCCCCCTGCCAGACCAGCTTGCCGCGCTCCAGAATAATGTGGTGATCGGCCAGCGCCATCAGCCGCTCCACGTATTTGTCGATCAGCAAAATGGTCTGCCCTTCTTCGCGCAGCACGGCCAGACAGTTCCAGATTTCTTCGCGGATCTTGGGGGCCAGACCTTCGGACGCTTCATCCAAGATCAGCAGTTTAGGGTTGGTGACCAATGCCCGGCCAATGGCCAGCATCTGCTGTTCTCCCCCCGAGAGCTGATTGCCCATATTGGCCGCCCGTTCGCGCAGGCGCGGAAAAAAGTCATACACCCGCTCGGGCGTCCAGGTCGTAGTGGCCTTGGGATTGCGCTTGCAGGCAAAGGCGGTCAGGTGTTCGGCTACCGTCAGGTTAGGAAAGCACTGCCGCCCTTCAGGCACGATGGCGATTCCGGCACGCGCAATGCGGTCTGGGTTCCAGCCCGAAATCGACTGTCCATCGAACTTTACATCGCCGCCGCGCACAGGCAACAGGCCCAAAATAGTACGCAACAAGGTAGTCTTGCCCATGCCGTTGCGCCCCAGCACGGTCACCACCTGCCCGGCCTTGATCGACAGGTCCACACCGAACAGCACCTGGCTGGCACCATAGCCACTTTGTAATTGAGTCGTTTCCAGCATGCTGCCCTACCTTGGTGTTACCGGCGTGTCGTCATCGCCCAGATAGGCTTGGCGCACGGCCTCGTTGTCGCGAATGTCGGCTGGCGTGCCGGTAGCAATGACATGTCCAGCCACCAACACGGAAATACGATCGGCCAGCCGGAATACGGCTTCCATATCGTGCTCGACCAACAGCATCGTCGCCTTGCCGCGCATGGATTCGATCAGCTCGGTCAGGCGCAAAGTCTCGTCCGGCCCCATGCCCGCCATAGGCTCGTCCAACAGCAGAACCTGGGGACGGCTGGCCAAAGCCAGGGCAAACTCCACTTTGCGCTGCTCCCCGTGCGGCAATACGCCTGCCAGCGTATGCAGCACACCGGCATCGATGGCGCACTCGACCGCCAAGGCACGGGCCTGCTCGTACAACTGCGTTTCGTCGCGGCGGGAACGCCAGAAGCGGAAACTGCTGCCGCTGCACGCCTGCAAAGCCAGCACCAGATTGTCCAGCACCGTGTAATTCTTGAAGATATTGGTAATCTGAAACGAACGCGCCAATCCAGCCGCTACGCGCTGGTTGCCCGACAGAGCCGTCACATCGCGCCCGCCCAGCAGCAATTGCCCTTCGTCGGGGTCCAGCGTCCCGGAGAGCAAGTGGATCAAGGTGGACTTTCCGGCCCCATTAGGGCCGATCAGGCCGTGTATCTCGCCTGGTTCCAGGCTCAGCGACACATCGTCGGTGGCTTTCAGCGCGCCAAAGCGCTTGACCAGACCACGCGCCTCTAAAGAAGCCGCATGGTTCTTGGCCGACGCTGCCATTGTCATCATATTCATGGCTGCTCCTTGGCCAGTCCGGCGGTTTTGGCAGGATCGACGGCCGAGCGGATACGCACCAGTCCGGCCAGCCCCTTGGGGGCGAAAAACACCACCACCAGCAACAAGATACCCAATGGCATGTGCCAGTACTCGGTCCAATTGCGCAGAATTTCTTCCAGCACCAACATCACGAATGCACCCAGCGCACCGCCATAGAGCAAGCCTATCCCACCGACCAGCACCATAATGATCAGATCCGCCGACTGGGTCCAGTTCATCAGGCTGGGCGAGACGAACAAGTTATGGTTAGCCAGCAAGGCACCGGCCAGGCCCATGACGGCACCGCTGATGGTGTATGCGGTCAGGCGAATCCGATACACCGGGTAGCCCAGGGACTGCATGCGGCTTTCATTTTCGCGCGTTCCCATCAAGGCCTGTCCGAAACGGGCATTGATCAAACGCTGAAACAGAAACAAGGCCAGAACCAGAATGGCCAGCACCAGGTAATAGAACACCAGGTCATTGCTCAGGTCCAGGCCCGGCAACTGGGACGCGTTATACAGGTTCATGCCGTCCTCGCCGCCATACTGGCGCAAGGAAATGAACAAGTAATAAATCATCTGGGCAAACGCCAGAGTGATCATGATGAAATACACGCCCCGCGTGCGCAGCGACACCGCACCAGTCAGAAAAGCCAACAAACCGGACACCAGCATGGCCGCCGGCCAGGCAATCAGGCCGCTGTCTACGCCTTCGGTGGCCAGTATGCCCACGGTATAGGCACCTGCGCCAAAGAATGCGGCATGCCCCAGCGCCACCAGCCCGCCATAACCCAGCACCAGATTCAAGGCACTGGCGGCCAGCGCATAAATAAAGATGCGCCGCACAAAAGATATATAAAACTCCATGCCGTACAGCGGGGCCAACAGCGGGAAGGCAATCAGCACTGCCAAGGCCAGGACGGTAAAAATGCGCGAAGTACTCATTGCATCAACCTCGCGCCGGGAACAAGCCCGAAGGACGGAAAACCAGAACGCCGGCCATCAGAACGTAGATCATGATGGCCGCCAGTGTCGGCCCCACGCTGGAGGCCACGTCGGCCGGAAAGACATTGCGCAGCAGCATGGGCAAAAAGGCACGACCGGCCGTATCCACCATGCCCACCAGCAAAGCTCCGACAAAAGCGCCGCGTATCGAGCCTATGCCGCCGATCACAATACACACCAGCACCAGGATCAGAATTTCTTCGCCCATACCGATCTGCACGGCCGTGATAGGTCCCAGCAAAGAACCCGCCAAGGCTGCCAGGGCCGCCCCAAGCGTGAATACGCCCAGGAACAACACCGGCACCTTGACGCCCATCAATGTCGCCATCTGACGGTTAGAGGCCCCTGCCCGCACCAGCACGCCGGCACGGGTCTTGGTGACAAAGGCATACAGCGCCAAGGCCACGATCAATCCCACCGCAATAATCATCAGGCGGAAAGCGGGATACAAAAAGTCCGGCAGCAGCTCCACAGGACCGGACAACATGGCCGGCATATTGAGCATAACGGGCGTCGGCCCCCAGATCATCTTGACCAGATCGTTGGCGATCAGGATAACCGCGTAACTGCCCAGCACCTGCGCCAGATGGTCGCGGGTGACCAGTTTGCGCATGATGAGTATTTCCAGGGCGATGCCCACCAAGGCCGTCACGCCCACCGCCACGATGATGGCGGCGGTGAACGAGCCGGTACGCTGCATGGTTTCGGCGGCCACATAGGCTCCCGCCATATAGAGGGAGCCATGGGCCAGGTTCATGATGTCCATAATGCCAAAGACCAGTGTCAGGCCGGCGGCAATCAAAAACAGCATCAAACCAAACTGCAAACCATTCAGCAATTGCTCTGTAATCAGAATGAGCGACATGCTTCTACCACCTGAATCTTATTTAAGTTTGCAGTCTTTGACGTAAACGTCCTGGTAATTATCAAACACCTTGCTGACCAGGCGGTTCACCAGACGTCCATCGGCATCTTTTTCGACCTTGCGCAGGTAATACGCCTGGATGGGGAAGTTGTTCGTGCCATAGCTGAACTTGCCGCGCACAGAATCGTAATCGGCAGCCTTCAGGGCCTTGAGGACGGCTTCGCGGTCTTTGACATTGCCATCCACCTGCTTGACGGCCGCATCGATGGCCAGGATCACGTCATACGCCTGGGCAGCGTACACGGACGGAT encodes:
- the serA gene encoding phosphoglycerate dehydrogenase gives rise to the protein MSRIVLFENIHPSARDVFEAAGFTDIQTYKGALSGQELLDAVKGAQVVGIRSRTQFDSRVLEQADQLKVLGCFCIGTNQVDLLDAEHRGVPVFNAPFSNTRSVAELVLGEAILLLRRIPEKNLRVHQGFWDKNAEGAFEIRGKTLGVIGYGNIGSQVGTLAEALGMRVLYHDVESKLPLSNARVYGNLKQMLAEADVVTLHVPGGQGTQNIINADTLAAMKPGAILINASRGTVVDIDALHQALVSGHLAGAALDVFPVEPKSVDEALKSPLIGMPNVILTPHIGGSTQESQENIGREVAEKLVSFLRSGATKGAVNFPEVSYHDIQGACRLLHVHRNMPGAMGGLNNILAERSLNITRQQLQTQGELGYVLTDLDSVPGADVLKAIRSHVATLRCDLIPAP
- a CDS encoding branched-chain amino acid ABC transporter permease, giving the protein MSTSRIFTVLALAVLIAFPLLAPLYGMEFYISFVRRIFIYALAASALNLVLGYGGLVALGHAAFFGAGAYTVGILATEGVDSGLIAWPAAMLVSGLLAFLTGAVSLRTRGVYFIMITLAFAQMIYYLFISLRQYGGEDGMNLYNASQLPGLDLSNDLVFYYLVLAILVLALFLFQRLINARFGQALMGTRENESRMQSLGYPVYRIRLTAYTISGAVMGLAGALLANHNLFVSPSLMNWTQSADLIIMVLVGGIGLLYGGALGAFVMLVLEEILRNWTEYWHMPLGILLLVVVFFAPKGLAGLVRIRSAVDPAKTAGLAKEQP
- a CDS encoding ABC transporter ATP-binding protein, which produces MLETTQLQSGYGASQVLFGVDLSIKAGQVVTVLGRNGMGKTTLLRTILGLLPVRGGDVKFDGQSISGWNPDRIARAGIAIVPEGRQCFPNLTVAEHLTAFACKRNPKATTTWTPERVYDFFPRLRERAANMGNQLSGGEQQMLAIGRALVTNPKLLILDEASEGLAPKIREEIWNCLAVLREEGQTILLIDKYVERLMALADHHIILERGKLVWQGDSDALGADRTLWTRYLGV
- a CDS encoding ABC transporter ATP-binding protein, translated to MMTMAASAKNHAASLEARGLVKRFGALKATDDVSLSLEPGEIHGLIGPNGAGKSTLIHLLSGTLDPDEGQLLLGGRDVTALSGNQRVAAGLARSFQITNIFKNYTVLDNLVLALQACSGSSFRFWRSRRDETQLYEQARALAVECAIDAGVLHTLAGVLPHGEQRKVEFALALASRPQVLLLDEPMAGMGPDETLRLTELIESMRGKATMLLVEHDMEAVFRLADRISVLVAGHVIATGTPADIRDNEAVRQAYLGDDDTPVTPR
- a CDS encoding branched-chain amino acid ABC transporter permease, with the translated sequence MSLILITEQLLNGLQFGLMLFLIAAGLTLVFGIMDIMNLAHGSLYMAGAYVAAETMQRTGSFTAAIIVAVGVTALVGIALEILIMRKLVTRDHLAQVLGSYAVILIANDLVKMIWGPTPVMLNMPAMLSGPVELLPDFLYPAFRLMIIAVGLIVALALYAFVTKTRAGVLVRAGASNRQMATLMGVKVPVLFLGVFTLGAALAALAGSLLGPITAVQIGMGEEILILVLVCIVIGGIGSIRGAFVGALLVGMVDTAGRAFLPMLLRNVFPADVASSVGPTLAAIMIYVLMAGVLVFRPSGLFPARG
- a CDS encoding cytochrome-c peroxidase translates to MKVRLFALSVLSATLFAGAAAHAASEPVQVIPDVKVTDPARVELGKKLFFEPRLSRSGFISCNSCHNLSMGGTDNIRTSIGDRWQEGPINSPTVLNSSLNMAQFWDGRASDLKEQAGGPIANPKEMAFTHELALEFLSSIPEYKAEFKQVFGKEQFGIDEVTLAIAAFEETLVTPDSRFDLWLKGDKKAITDQELAGYQLFKASGCVACHNGPNLGGTSFQKMGLVEPYKTDNPAEGRSGVTGKDADRFNFKVPTLRNVEMTYPYFHDGAVNTLTEAVDIMGRLQLGRSFSDQENAQIVAFLKTLTGKQPEIVLPILPPSQDNTPRPVPFGS